One genomic region from Petrotoga sp. 9PWA.NaAc.5.4 encodes:
- a CDS encoding sugar ABC transporter ATP-binding protein, whose protein sequence is MEILSTRNLTKEFPGVLALDKVNFNLEEGEIHGLVGENGAGKSTLVKVLSGVYPPTHGEIYIKGEKISFNSPKDSLNLIGVVYQERELIPYFNGIQNLFLGQEKSRMGFLSIKEMMEEALNFAKKYDVEADLNTPVSQLNSGKQEMITILKILFRKPKIMIFDEPTAPLSLKESETLFNLIRQLKKEGITILYISHRLEEIENLCDRISILRNGKMVCTVKKGELSQKEIIELMIDKEFTDQYPIIDRTIGSDLLNVKNYCCIKKGIEDISFHIRAGEIVGFGGLVGSGRTELAKAIFTGTKKDQGIVYLGNQNLKSKKPSHNINQGLVMVPEDRRNEGTLVQLSVSENLSLPHLNNMSSFGFLNFDTIKEHVSNIVKALSIKIFSLKQKVWTLSGGNQQKVSLGKWFGKDAKVWIFDEPTQGIDVESKREIYLIMQKLAKDGCGIWFISSDLRELTAICNRVYIMKDFKIVSEFSKPFDSKALLSAMLGGNIDG, encoded by the coding sequence ATGGAAATCTTATCTACAAGAAATTTAACGAAAGAGTTTCCAGGAGTATTGGCACTTGACAAAGTAAATTTTAATTTAGAAGAGGGAGAAATTCACGGCCTTGTTGGAGAAAATGGTGCAGGTAAATCGACACTTGTTAAAGTTCTATCTGGTGTATACCCACCCACCCATGGTGAAATATATATAAAAGGTGAAAAAATAAGCTTTAATTCTCCAAAAGACTCTTTAAATTTGATAGGTGTTGTTTATCAAGAAAGAGAATTAATTCCTTATTTTAATGGTATTCAAAACCTTTTTTTAGGTCAAGAAAAAAGTAGAATGGGTTTCTTATCAATTAAAGAAATGATGGAAGAAGCTTTGAATTTTGCAAAAAAATATGACGTTGAAGCAGACTTAAATACCCCAGTATCTCAACTTAATAGTGGAAAACAAGAGATGATAACTATTCTTAAGATTCTCTTTAGGAAACCAAAAATCATGATTTTTGATGAACCTACTGCTCCTCTTAGTTTGAAAGAAAGTGAAACTTTGTTTAATCTCATAAGGCAGTTGAAAAAAGAAGGAATAACTATTCTTTACATTTCTCACAGATTGGAAGAAATCGAAAATCTATGCGATAGAATAAGCATTTTGAGAAATGGAAAAATGGTATGTACTGTTAAAAAAGGGGAATTATCCCAAAAAGAAATAATCGAATTAATGATCGACAAGGAATTTACTGATCAATACCCTATTATAGATAGAACAATCGGATCAGATTTACTTAACGTAAAAAACTATTGTTGCATCAAAAAAGGAATAGAAGACATTTCTTTTCATATAAGAGCTGGTGAAATTGTTGGTTTCGGAGGTCTTGTAGGTTCAGGAAGAACTGAATTAGCAAAAGCTATTTTTACAGGTACAAAAAAAGATCAGGGCATTGTCTATCTCGGTAATCAGAATTTGAAATCAAAAAAACCTTCACACAATATTAATCAGGGCTTAGTTATGGTACCTGAAGATAGAAGAAACGAAGGCACTCTTGTTCAATTATCTGTAAGTGAAAACTTATCTTTGCCTCATCTTAATAATATGAGTAGTTTTGGTTTTCTAAATTTCGATACCATAAAAGAACATGTCAGTAATATTGTAAAGGCTCTGTCTATTAAAATTTTCTCTCTTAAACAAAAAGTATGGACTCTAAGTGGTGGAAATCAACAAAAAGTTTCTTTAGGTAAATGGTTTGGCAAGGACGCAAAAGTATGGATATTTGATGAGCCAACTCAAGGTATCGATGTTGAAAGCAAAAGAGAAATATATTTAATCATGCAGAAGTTGGCAAAAGATGGTTGTGGAATTTGGTTTATAAGTTCAGATCTTAGAGAGTTAACGGCTATTTGTAATAGAGTATATATAATGAAAGATTTCAAGATTGTTTCTGAATTCTCTAAACCATTTGATAGTAAGGCTTTATTATCTGCAATGTTAGGAGGGAATATAGATGGATAA
- a CDS encoding ABC transporter permease — protein MDKGALKFRTFFIKYGTLLSVLILLIIFSLFVPNFSNPQNLINILRQMALLTIISEGFTMCLIVGELDLSFANVASLSSVVVATMLVNKANPLSAVLLTLLIGFVFGLANGLLITKVGISAMIVTLATGIIAQGLAFMYTKGVSVYGSMPKGFLTLGRGSVGPIPSLVIIMALVVVFFHILTNRTKVGKYMEATGQNPTAAYLAGISVNLYKILGMIFSSLGAAFVGILLTSRLGSATPTGGAGFLMDGFATSLLGMTVLGLGRASPFGTFIGALLIGLLNNGMTLLGAPYYIQDITKGSIIILAVAITSSQSRKLGK, from the coding sequence ATGGATAAAGGTGCTCTTAAATTTCGAACTTTCTTTATAAAGTACGGAACCCTCTTGTCTGTTTTAATTTTATTGATTATATTTTCTTTGTTTGTTCCAAATTTTTCAAATCCTCAAAATTTAATTAATATTTTGCGACAAATGGCTTTACTAACAATCATTTCTGAAGGATTTACTATGTGCTTAATCGTTGGCGAACTAGATTTATCATTTGCAAATGTTGCAAGTTTAAGTAGTGTTGTTGTAGCTACTATGTTGGTTAATAAAGCTAATCCTTTGTCTGCAGTTCTCTTAACCTTATTAATAGGATTTGTTTTTGGATTAGCAAATGGTCTTTTGATAACAAAAGTTGGCATTTCAGCCATGATAGTTACTCTAGCTACTGGAATAATTGCTCAAGGTTTGGCTTTTATGTATACAAAAGGAGTTTCAGTGTATGGATCTATGCCTAAAGGATTTTTAACTCTGGGAAGAGGAAGTGTAGGACCTATTCCTTCATTAGTTATTATAATGGCTTTAGTTGTTGTTTTTTTCCATATATTAACAAATAGAACAAAGGTCGGAAAATACATGGAAGCAACTGGACAAAACCCTACAGCAGCATATCTTGCCGGCATTTCGGTAAATCTATATAAAATTTTAGGCATGATTTTTTCCTCTCTTGGAGCAGCTTTTGTGGGAATTTTGTTAACTTCAAGATTGGGTTCTGCTACCCCTACTGGAGGGGCTGGTTTTTTAATGGACGGCTTTGCAACTTCCTTACTTGGAATGACTGTTTTAGGTCTAGGAAGAGCTAGTCCTTTTGGAACATTCATAGGAGCTTTACTTATTGGCCTTCTTAATAATGGTATGACTTTGCTAGGAGCACCATATTATATTCAAGATATAACCAAAGGTTCTATTATAATACTCGCAGTAGCAATAACTTCTTCTCAAAGTAGAAAATTAGGAAAGTAA
- a CDS encoding sugar ABC transporter substrate-binding protein — MVWKKGMLLVSIFMFIVIFSFSSDITVGFIATNLAAEAQARVAESFDKLAKDKGWKTVILNSQGYYETQANQLENLVQMKVDAIVMAMAHPLEVKPSLDKAIKAGIPIITIDSGYVDGVVADITADNFVIGAKMSTYLVDSLGGQGNIIVIKFEPHHGTRKRGKVLDVVLSEYPQINVLAEYTLAVGANFVENTRSAMETYALKYGKQLDGVWCAFDQLAYAASDVLQEYGLNDVIVVSADGNQETFRRIKEKTMTATVAQPFEEMASKAISLVEDIVVKGMSIEQAAPRKIIYLDAPLVDYYSLP; from the coding sequence ATGGTTTGGAAAAAAGGTATGCTTCTTGTAAGTATTTTTATGTTTATTGTCATTTTTAGTTTTTCATCAGACATTACTGTCGGATTCATCGCAACAAATCTTGCTGCAGAAGCGCAAGCAAGAGTGGCAGAATCCTTTGATAAATTGGCAAAGGACAAAGGGTGGAAAACAGTAATTTTGAATTCTCAAGGTTATTACGAAACTCAAGCAAATCAATTAGAAAACCTTGTCCAAATGAAAGTTGATGCTATTGTTATGGCAATGGCTCACCCTCTTGAGGTCAAACCCTCACTTGATAAAGCTATAAAAGCAGGTATTCCGATAATAACTATAGACTCAGGCTACGTAGATGGAGTAGTTGCAGATATTACAGCCGATAATTTTGTAATAGGTGCTAAGATGTCAACATATTTGGTTGATTCTTTAGGAGGCCAAGGAAATATAATTGTCATAAAGTTTGAGCCCCACCATGGTACGAGAAAAAGAGGAAAAGTGCTAGATGTTGTACTTAGTGAATACCCTCAAATAAATGTACTTGCAGAATATACATTAGCAGTAGGCGCAAATTTTGTAGAAAATACAAGATCAGCAATGGAAACATATGCTTTGAAATACGGGAAGCAATTAGATGGTGTATGGTGTGCTTTCGATCAACTTGCATACGCTGCAAGTGACGTTTTACAAGAATATGGTTTAAATGATGTTATTGTTGTTAGTGCCGATGGAAATCAAGAAACCTTTCGGAGAATAAAAGAAAAAACTATGACGGCTACTGTAGCTCAACCTTTTGAAGAAATGGCTTCTAAAGCAATTTCACTAGTAGAAGACATTGTTGTGAAAGGTATGTCAATAGAACAAGCTGCTCCAAGAAAAATTATTTATCTTGATGCACCTTTAGTAGATTATTATAGTCTTCCATAA
- a CDS encoding FGGY family carbohydrate kinase: MFYLGVDVGTSTMKATVLNEEGRIIVKKAVPCELLNPKPGFFEVDANKSWKEGFIKICEYINKEVPLQNIRSICISSVCASFVPVNKKLDPLYNAILYGIDSRAIKQIDRLNKMYEKKYLVDLLGGIFTTHSVLPKFLWLKENKPEIWEKTSLLLESSNFISSWLTGKTAWDFPTASGAGLINLQEIRYASEIFKSCGFDENKLPPLKWPLEVLGEVSYEASKKTGLKKGTFVLVGACDINAELIACGVITPGKIVTTYGSTTSFILLTDHILKIEGFRNSLSSFKDLRVLGGATSSGARFLKWMGNLLSISVPFDTQKGFKRPTGLLIHPYLDGARTPYDNPQARVTFYGMTSKTTAEELFLASFESLGYELASMIKKIKSKYSVSNEMHSIGGLSHNDLLMQIVADITGIPNKIHQNIDTSFGDALMAMTVDVSLLKILKMDCISREICENKIFSPSESIHDEYINLLEKFERLYLCIETFNK; the protein is encoded by the coding sequence ATGTTTTATCTAGGTGTGGATGTAGGAACTTCAACAATGAAAGCAACCGTTTTAAATGAAGAAGGAAGAATAATTGTTAAAAAAGCTGTCCCTTGTGAGCTCTTAAATCCTAAACCCGGTTTTTTTGAAGTTGATGCCAACAAAAGTTGGAAGGAAGGATTTATAAAAATATGTGAATATATTAATAAGGAAGTCCCTTTGCAAAATATCAGATCAATATGTATTAGCTCAGTCTGTGCATCTTTTGTGCCTGTAAATAAAAAATTAGATCCTTTATATAATGCGATATTATATGGAATTGATAGTAGAGCAATAAAACAAATTGATAGATTGAATAAAATGTATGAAAAAAAATATCTTGTAGATTTATTGGGAGGAATTTTTACTACACATTCTGTTCTTCCCAAATTCCTATGGCTAAAAGAAAATAAACCAGAAATATGGGAAAAAACTTCTTTACTTCTTGAAAGCTCAAATTTTATTTCTTCTTGGTTAACTGGAAAAACTGCATGGGATTTTCCAACAGCTTCGGGAGCTGGCCTAATAAACTTACAAGAAATTCGTTATGCCTCAGAAATTTTTAAATCTTGTGGATTTGATGAAAATAAACTTCCTCCGTTAAAATGGCCTTTAGAAGTATTGGGAGAAGTTTCATATGAAGCTTCAAAAAAAACGGGATTGAAAAAAGGAACCTTCGTTCTTGTCGGCGCTTGTGATATTAATGCTGAGCTCATAGCCTGTGGTGTTATCACTCCTGGAAAAATAGTAACAACATATGGCTCGACTACCAGTTTTATATTATTAACTGATCACATTTTAAAAATAGAAGGTTTTAGAAATAGTCTTTCTTCTTTTAAAGATTTGCGAGTTTTGGGAGGGGCTACTTCTTCTGGTGCTCGATTTTTAAAATGGATGGGGAATCTATTATCTATCTCAGTCCCTTTTGACACACAAAAGGGTTTTAAAAGGCCTACAGGTTTATTAATACATCCTTATTTAGATGGAGCAAGGACGCCATATGATAATCCACAAGCTCGTGTCACCTTCTATGGAATGACGAGCAAAACAACTGCAGAAGAACTTTTCTTAGCTTCATTTGAATCCCTTGGGTATGAATTAGCATCAATGATTAAGAAAATTAAAAGTAAATATTCTGTTTCAAATGAAATGCATAGCATTGGTGGATTATCCCATAATGATCTTTTGATGCAAATTGTAGCAGATATTACAGGAATTCCTAATAAAATTCATCAGAATATCGATACCTCCTTTGGAGATGCTCTGATGGCAATGACAGTGGATGTATCCTTACTAAAAATACTTAAAATGGATTGCATTTCTAGAGAGATTTGCGAAAATAAAATATTTAGTCCTTCAGAATCCATACACGATGAATACATTAATTTATTAGAAAAATTCGAAAGATTGTATCTTTGTATAGAAACTTTTAATAAATAA
- a CDS encoding methylglyoxal synthase, giving the protein MVNVALIAHDKKKLDLVMFVKEWKDVFKQCKIYATKTTGTILKEKIGLDIQTFESGPLGGDLQIGALAVSGKVDFVIFLRDPLTAQPHEPDVSAVLRICDVHNIPLATNLATAEAVVLEIEKKLINK; this is encoded by the coding sequence ATGGTTAATGTAGCTTTGATTGCTCATGATAAGAAAAAATTAGATCTTGTAATGTTTGTAAAGGAATGGAAAGACGTTTTCAAACAATGCAAAATATATGCTACTAAAACAACTGGCACAATATTAAAGGAAAAAATCGGTTTAGATATTCAAACTTTTGAATCTGGACCTTTAGGGGGAGACTTACAAATAGGTGCATTAGCTGTTTCCGGAAAAGTAGACTTTGTTATTTTTCTAAGAGACCCTTTAACTGCACAACCCCATGAACCAGATGTTTCTGCAGTTCTTAGAATCTGTGATGTCCACAACATTCCACTTGCCACAAACTTAGCTACGGCAGAAGCAGTTGTGTTAGAAATAGAAAAAAAATTAATAAATAAATAG
- a CDS encoding M42 family metallopeptidase produces the protein MKELIKNITEISAPSGRETAVREFIKKEIENYVDEIKIDKLGNLIAIKKGTSNKTVLFDAHMDEIGVVVTHILDGGFLKIEQVGGQNPLNLVGTRLNFNGRIGVVGIEGETEKELKENYKNLSLDNMYVDIGVDSKEDAEKIVPIGTFGTFWDGFVDYGRYCVSKAMDDRIGCAILIESIKNIHNIHNVIFAFTVQEEVGLVGSFVSSYDYDVDRAIAIDVTDSLDTPKALKRMSMSLGKGPCIKIKDNYSVSDREVVEWIKNTAVKNGIKYQLEVLTFGGTNAAGYQRTKSGIPSCTISIPTRYIHSPHEMVSYNDVENVVKLVTKLSQSEF, from the coding sequence ATGAAAGAATTAATAAAAAATATAACAGAAATATCTGCTCCAAGTGGTAGAGAAACTGCTGTCAGAGAATTCATAAAAAAAGAGATAGAAAATTATGTGGATGAAATAAAAATCGATAAATTAGGAAATTTAATCGCTATAAAAAAAGGAACTTCCAACAAAACTGTATTGTTTGATGCCCATATGGATGAAATAGGTGTAGTAGTTACTCACATACTCGATGGTGGATTTTTAAAAATAGAACAAGTAGGTGGACAAAATCCTCTTAACCTTGTAGGTACAAGGCTTAATTTTAATGGAAGAATAGGGGTAGTTGGTATAGAAGGTGAAACTGAAAAAGAATTGAAAGAAAATTATAAAAATTTATCTTTAGATAATATGTATGTAGATATAGGCGTTGACTCAAAAGAGGATGCAGAAAAAATTGTCCCAATTGGCACCTTCGGAACCTTCTGGGATGGATTTGTTGATTATGGTAGATACTGCGTCTCAAAAGCAATGGATGATAGAATAGGGTGCGCCATTTTAATTGAATCAATTAAAAATATCCATAATATTCATAATGTTATATTTGCTTTTACCGTTCAAGAAGAAGTGGGGTTAGTTGGTTCATTTGTCTCATCTTACGATTACGATGTAGATAGAGCTATTGCAATTGATGTTACGGATTCTCTTGATACTCCTAAGGCATTGAAAAGAATGAGTATGTCCTTAGGTAAAGGACCATGTATAAAAATAAAGGACAATTATTCTGTAAGCGATAGAGAAGTTGTGGAATGGATAAAGAATACCGCTGTTAAAAATGGCATAAAATATCAACTTGAGGTCTTAACTTTTGGTGGCACGAATGCTGCAGGTTACCAAAGGACAAAATCTGGAATTCCAAGCTGTACTATTTCTATACCCACAAGATATATACATTCTCCACATGAGATGGTTTCTTATAATGATGTAGAAAATGTTGTTAAATTGGTTACTAAATTGAGTCAATCAGAATTTTAA
- a CDS encoding M42 family metallopeptidase yields the protein MRTYLKDLTELPGISSREEKVRQYIKSKVENKVDETYEDNLGNLICFLKGKDSSKKIMIDAHMDEVGFMITKINDDGTFGISPVGGVDPRVIKSQRFKIEGEIPAIVNSTPIHLDKDTSKVIKYENIKVYAGFSSKEEASKKVRLGDMVIFDTNYYEEENFAVSKAFDDRVGCSIMLDIIDFFYNSNERPVYDIYFNFATQEEVGLRGTGVAASRVKPDVAIVLEGTTAGDNPENTPDKWATHLGNGPVITFMHSGLVIKKEIFDAIVETAKKINIPFQYKMRTAGGTDAAQLAKTLYGIPAGVISVPCRYIHSPQSIMNLKDYENTFELVRNLIIDTYFLSKVL from the coding sequence ATGAGAACGTATTTAAAAGATTTAACAGAATTACCGGGTATTTCTTCAAGAGAAGAAAAAGTAAGACAATATATCAAATCAAAAGTTGAGAATAAAGTTGATGAAACATATGAAGATAATTTGGGAAATTTAATATGTTTTTTAAAAGGTAAAGACTCTTCAAAAAAGATTATGATAGATGCTCACATGGACGAAGTGGGCTTTATGATAACAAAAATAAACGATGATGGTACTTTTGGAATATCTCCAGTAGGAGGAGTGGATCCAAGAGTCATAAAAAGTCAACGTTTTAAAATAGAAGGGGAAATCCCAGCTATAGTAAATTCGACACCTATTCATTTGGATAAAGATACTTCCAAAGTTATTAAATATGAAAATATCAAAGTTTATGCTGGTTTTTCGAGTAAAGAAGAAGCATCAAAAAAAGTTCGATTGGGTGATATGGTAATTTTTGATACAAATTATTATGAAGAGGAAAATTTTGCTGTTTCAAAAGCATTTGATGACAGAGTAGGATGTTCAATAATGCTTGATATCATAGATTTTTTTTATAATAGTAATGAAAGACCAGTTTATGATATTTATTTTAACTTTGCTACGCAAGAAGAAGTTGGATTAAGAGGAACAGGAGTTGCAGCATCGAGAGTAAAACCAGATGTTGCTATAGTATTAGAAGGTACAACCGCTGGAGATAACCCAGAAAACACACCAGATAAATGGGCCACACATTTGGGAAATGGACCGGTTATAACTTTTATGCATAGTGGTTTAGTTATTAAAAAAGAAATTTTTGATGCAATAGTAGAAACAGCAAAAAAAATAAATATACCCTTTCAATATAAAATGAGAACTGCGGGCGGAACAGACGCTGCTCAATTAGCTAAAACGTTGTATGGAATACCTGCAGGAGTGATTTCTGTTCCTTGTAGATATATACATTCTCCACAATCAATAATGAACTTAAAAGACTATGAAAATACTTTTGAATTAGTAAGAAATTTAATTATCGACACTTATTTTCTAAGTAAAGTTCTTTAA
- a CDS encoding M20/M25/M40 family metallo-hydrolase, producing the protein METKTIIKNLSDSFGVSSFENNVFPLIKRYINNISPDLKIEKIGIGNLIVRYGEGTPKVAFFSHVDEIGIIVSNIIDEHFVRIHSVGGIDPRTLVGKRVVFKTEKKEKIGIIGFLAPHLQKKEDQEKSPSLDELFVDFSISGGTKDITVGDMGVIQINAIDLEDNKIVGKSMDNRVGVCVLIKTLEYLHNLKFKGEVILSFNKGEEVGLVGAKGSAEYLKPDYAIIVDVTFGETIAENVSSFKLGEGPVISLGIPVTKSVYEDLIKVAENNNIKYQIDPISRRSGTEADIVQIVSTGIKTGVVSVPILNMHSPNEVVDIKDVEESARLLSLYALNVGLKRGDDE; encoded by the coding sequence ATGGAAACTAAGACTATTATTAAAAACCTTTCAGATTCTTTTGGAGTTTCTTCTTTTGAGAATAATGTCTTTCCTTTAATTAAAAGATACATAAATAATATAAGTCCCGACTTAAAAATAGAAAAAATAGGCATAGGTAATTTGATTGTCAGATATGGTGAGGGAACTCCTAAAGTTGCCTTTTTTTCTCATGTAGATGAAATAGGGATTATCGTATCAAACATTATAGATGAACACTTTGTTAGAATACATTCAGTTGGAGGCATAGATCCAAGAACCCTTGTAGGAAAAAGAGTTGTTTTCAAAACGGAGAAAAAAGAAAAAATTGGTATAATAGGTTTTTTAGCTCCACATTTACAAAAAAAAGAAGATCAAGAAAAGTCTCCATCTTTAGATGAACTTTTTGTTGATTTTTCTATTTCTGGAGGAACCAAAGACATTACGGTAGGAGATATGGGAGTTATACAAATAAATGCAATAGATTTGGAAGACAATAAAATCGTTGGAAAGTCTATGGATAATAGAGTAGGTGTTTGTGTCCTTATAAAAACTTTAGAATATCTACATAATTTAAAATTTAAGGGCGAAGTTATTTTATCTTTCAATAAAGGAGAAGAAGTTGGCTTAGTTGGCGCTAAAGGTAGTGCTGAATACTTAAAACCAGATTATGCTATTATTGTTGATGTAACTTTTGGTGAAACCATTGCTGAAAATGTTAGTTCTTTTAAATTAGGTGAAGGACCAGTTATTAGTTTAGGAATTCCGGTGACAAAAAGTGTATATGAAGATCTTATTAAAGTTGCAGAAAATAACAATATAAAATATCAAATAGATCCTATCTCAAGAAGAAGTGGGACAGAAGCAGATATCGTACAAATAGTAAGTACAGGAATAAAAACTGGCGTTGTTTCAGTTCCTATATTGAATATGCATTCTCCTAATGAAGTAGTAGACATAAAAGATGTAGAAGAAAGTGCAAGATTATTGTCATTATATGCTCTTAACGTCGGTCTCAAAAGAGGAGATGATGAATAA
- a CDS encoding septum site-determining protein MinC, protein MEEPVYAKIIDGDIIFYFSKGYTQKELFNYFKKELVKMKSFFNIGDSFYVYFEDGSQHNLLNNIIKYAKNFELNVAGAYFGKIPEGKVGNKELNLSSTQIYRKHLRSGQIIQNPGDIIVFGNVNQGAEVNAGGSIIIFGKVYGTIRAGLTQRKNVFIIAYEMNSPLVEIAGIPFFNYEWPRTPISIRIEEEKALVEPVEL, encoded by the coding sequence ATGGAAGAACCCGTGTATGCTAAGATTATTGATGGTGACATTATTTTTTATTTTTCAAAAGGATACACTCAAAAAGAACTTTTTAATTATTTTAAGAAAGAACTAGTAAAAATGAAAAGTTTTTTTAATATCGGTGATAGCTTTTATGTATATTTTGAAGATGGCTCTCAACATAATCTTTTGAACAATATTATAAAATATGCAAAAAACTTTGAATTAAATGTTGCAGGAGCTTATTTCGGAAAAATTCCCGAAGGAAAAGTTGGAAATAAAGAGCTAAACCTTTCTAGTACTCAAATTTACAGGAAACATTTGAGGTCTGGACAAATCATTCAAAATCCGGGGGACATTATTGTTTTTGGAAATGTAAATCAAGGTGCTGAGGTAAACGCTGGTGGAAGTATAATAATATTCGGAAAAGTATACGGAACTATAAGAGCGGGTTTAACACAGAGAAAAAATGTATTTATCATTGCTTATGAAATGAACTCTCCTTTGGTAGAAATTGCAGGCATTCCTTTTTTTAATTATGAATGGCCAAGAACTCCTATTTCTATAAGAATAGAAGAAGAAAAGGCTTTAGTAGAACCAGTTGAATTGTAG
- the yajC gene encoding preprotein translocase subunit YajC, with protein sequence MLERIPDFINFGPAGAADAGNVVEQAQAVPTGGGGFGGILFFLVIIILMWVMLFLPQRRQEKKHKEMVASLKKGDKIVTSSGIIGKIISITNDRIRILTGEKTEIDITKNAIAGILSKTSAEESETEAKESKTTEEEK encoded by the coding sequence ATGTTAGAAAGGATACCTGATTTTATAAACTTTGGACCTGCTGGCGCAGCTGATGCCGGTAATGTTGTTGAACAAGCACAAGCAGTTCCTACTGGTGGCGGAGGTTTTGGAGGAATACTTTTCTTTTTGGTTATCATAATTCTAATGTGGGTTATGCTATTTCTTCCACAAAGAAGACAAGAAAAAAAGCATAAGGAAATGGTCGCAAGTCTAAAGAAGGGTGATAAAATTGTTACTTCTTCCGGAATAATAGGAAAAATAATTTCTATTACAAACGATAGAATTAGAATTTTAACGGGGGAAAAAACAGAAATAGATATTACAAAAAATGCTATTGCGGGAATACTTTCTAAAACATCTGCTGAGGAATCTGAGACAGAAGCTAAAGAAAGTAAAACCACCGAGGAAGAAAAGTGA